In a genomic window of Strix aluco isolate bStrAlu1 chromosome 3, bStrAlu1.hap1, whole genome shotgun sequence:
- the TMEM17 gene encoding transmembrane protein 17 isoform X1 — protein sequence MFNLTGKVLMPSWKLRWNSIFLSYLWKGSMEQTRSDKDFSLSTDNEIVSSLPLQMSLYFNVYFFPFWWLSTVIMLHLKYPVLSDYYKFILVTIMILASLIEVIRLYLGYMGNLQEKVPELAGFWLLSLLLQLPTILFLLFNEGLKIQPLERAVHIIFALFLTFQVIAAFVTLKRMVNKLAAHFHLNEFDQLEEHPVPDFYSLGKEERAVSMAGRGSRAGWGSHREGPGS from the exons atgtttaatTTGACTGGAAAAGTGTTAATGCCCTCCTGGAAGCTAAGATGGAACAGTATCTTTCTGTCATATTTATGGAAGGGAAGTATGGAACAAACTAGGAGTGACAAAGACTTTTCTCTGTCTACAGATAATGAAATAGTTTCCAGTTTACCTCTGCAGATGTCCCTCTATTTCAATGtctattttttcccattttggtgGCTCAGCACAGTTATCATGCTCCATCTGAAG TATCCAGTCTTGTCAGATTACTACAAGTTCATCCTGGTCACAATCATGATCCTGGCCTCTCTAATAGAGGTCATTCGACTCTACCTGGGATACATGGGCAATCTGCAGGAGAAG GTGCCTGAGCTAGCTGGATTTTGGCTCCTGAGCCTCCTCCTGCAGTTGCCAACAATTCTCTTCCTGCTGTTTAATGAAGGCCTGAAAATTCAGCCACTGGAGCGAGCAGTCCATATCATCTTTGCCCTTTTCCTCACCTTCCAAGTCATTGCAGCCTTTGTCACCCTGAAAAGAATGGTGAACAAACTGGCAGCTCACTTCCACCTTAATGAATTTGACCAGCTGGAGGAACATCCTGTGCCTGATTTTTACAGCCTGGGTAAAGAAGAGAGAGCAGTTTCCATGGCTGGTAGGGGCTCCCGTGCTGGCTGGGGATCACACAGGGAGGGCCCAGGAAGCTAA
- the TMEM17 gene encoding transmembrane protein 17 isoform X2, with protein MSLPEPLRRRLSSFSRTVFTDSHPTGPQYPGDRADNEIVSSLPLQMSLYFNVYFFPFWWLSTVIMLHLKYPVLSDYYKFILVTIMILASLIEVIRLYLGYMGNLQEKVPELAGFWLLSLLLQLPTILFLLFNEGLKIQPLERAVHIIFALFLTFQVIAAFVTLKRMVNKLAAHFHLNEFDQLEEHPVPDFYSLGKEERAVSMAGRGSRAGWGSHREGPGS; from the exons ATGTCGCTGCCCGAACCCCTGAGGCGGCGGCTGAGCTCCTTCAGCCGCACCGTCTTCACCGACAGCCACCCCACCGGCCCGCAGTACCCCGGCGACCGCGCAG ATAATGAAATAGTTTCCAGTTTACCTCTGCAGATGTCCCTCTATTTCAATGtctattttttcccattttggtgGCTCAGCACAGTTATCATGCTCCATCTGAAG TATCCAGTCTTGTCAGATTACTACAAGTTCATCCTGGTCACAATCATGATCCTGGCCTCTCTAATAGAGGTCATTCGACTCTACCTGGGATACATGGGCAATCTGCAGGAGAAG GTGCCTGAGCTAGCTGGATTTTGGCTCCTGAGCCTCCTCCTGCAGTTGCCAACAATTCTCTTCCTGCTGTTTAATGAAGGCCTGAAAATTCAGCCACTGGAGCGAGCAGTCCATATCATCTTTGCCCTTTTCCTCACCTTCCAAGTCATTGCAGCCTTTGTCACCCTGAAAAGAATGGTGAACAAACTGGCAGCTCACTTCCACCTTAATGAATTTGACCAGCTGGAGGAACATCCTGTGCCTGATTTTTACAGCCTGGGTAAAGAAGAGAGAGCAGTTTCCATGGCTGGTAGGGGCTCCCGTGCTGGCTGGGGATCACACAGGGAGGGCCCAGGAAGCTAA